In one window of Malassezia japonica chromosome 9, complete sequence DNA:
- a CDS encoding ribonuclease T2 (COG:A; EggNog:ENOG503NXW8; SECRETED:SignalP(1-18)) has translation MFKFGALVTLTLAAVAQAKLYSNTSESNHTCALQKPIVSCSAAALDLANIDTCCQETYGGLVLSTQFWDTYTGREKEGQILPKNHWTLHGLWPDLCNGNYTQYCDFDRQYDPEPSPPVVNGKTVPKYNGPGVDKFVENFGRYDLLKWMKTFWVSQGQSNEAFWAHEFSKHGTCYSTFDTPCYGKHYQKHEDVVEFFETAAMYYNRLPTYKWLKDAGIEPSNKTTYSLSDIQSALKKHYGATPYIGCSGPRYNETSKNSTDHGSTVLSEVWYFSHVKGRPQEGNAVHIDSTTNSTCAKADGAIKYYERTPSSEKSVSN, from the exons ATGTTCAAGTTCGGTGCTCTCGTTACTCTCACCCTGGCCGCCGTGGCCCAGGCTAAGCTTTACTCGAACACGAGCGAGTCGAACCACACTTGTGCGCTCCAGAAGCCTATTGTGTCGTGCTCGGCTGCTGCTCTTGACCTGGCCAACATCGACACTTGCTGCCAGGAGACGTACGGTGGCCTTGTCCTCTCCACCCAGTTCTGGGATACCTACACTGGCCGCGAAAAGGAGGGCCAGATCCTTCCCAAGAACCACTGGACACTGCACGGTCTCTGGCCCGACCTTTGCAACGGCAACTACACGCAGTACTGCGACTTTGACCGCCAGTATGACCCTGAGCCTTCCCCTCCCGTTGTGAACGGCAAGACGGTGCCGAAGTACAACGGCCCTGGTGTGGACAAGTTCGTGGAGAACTTCGGCCGTTACGACCTCCTCAAGTGGATGAAGACCTTCTGGGTGTCGCAGGGCCAGAGCAACGAGGCTTTCTGGGCCCACGAGTTTAGCAAGCACGGTACTTGCTACAGCACCTTTGACACTCCTTGCTACGGTAAGCACTACCAGAAGCACGAGGACGTCGTTGAGTTTTTCGAGACTGCCGCCATGTACTACAACCGCCTGCCTACCTACAAGTGGCTCAAGGATGCTGGTATTGAGCCGAGCAACAAGACCACGTACTCGCTTAGCGACATTCAGTCTGCCCTCAAGAAGCATTACGGTGCCACTCCTTACATCGGTTGCAGCGGCCCGCGTTACAACGAGACTTCCAAGAACAGCACCGACCACGGCAGCACTGTGCTGAGCGAGGTCTGGTACTTCAGCCAC GTCAAGGGTCGCCCGCAGGAGGGCAACGCCGTCCACATCGACTCGACCACCAACTCGACTTGTGCGAAGGCCGACGGTGCGATTAAGTACTACGAGCGCACTCCTTCGAGCGAGAAGTCTGTGAGCAACTAA